CATCATGCATCGGAGGCGCAAGCTCATGACGAGGCCAACAGGGGCCGCTTGGCTTGTACTTTTCGTGTGAGAGCAACATCCAGGCGTAAGAGTTGATCAACTCGACATGAATGCAACCCGTTTGCCAAGAACAGAGAAGAGACTGATCAAACCAACTCGGCGTTAGCGCCACGCTCATGCTCCGCTTTGCTCTCGATGCAGAGTAGCataccattcgtgattcacgattcagattgACGATTGCAAGCTTATCATCACTGCGTGCAGCACTGGCAGCGGTGTTTGTTGTTCGGATGTCGCACCTCCGACAGCgttgaatcgtgaagcgtgTTCACACGagttgctgttggctgTGTCGACGTAGACGCCGTTCGTCTTTCTGCCTGCTTAGGGTTAGTAGCATGTCGGCAACTCGGCATACCTTTCGCccacgctcgagcttgagtGCGGGTTCTCCCTGCCGCGTGCCGAGGCGAGCGGCTGGTGTGGCATGGATCACCTTAGCATCATGGCGTGACAGCGGCGCGATCGGCGCTGTCGCCGCCTATTTCGAAGACTTACGCTGTCCACACGACACCCACCACCCGTGCCTGCGGTGACGAGGAGCCGTCGTAATCAAGCCACCAGCGGCCACTGATAACttacagtcacgattgGCACAGGCGTAGGCTTCGGCTATGCTCGACGTGCAGCGCCAAGACCTGTGAGCTGCACGtcgactttttcttgcGTTTTGCCCCTAAAATAACTAACGTCAGCACTCGTCACTCTGGCACTCTCTCACGTCTCGCTTGCCAAGGTGCAAGTGgcaagtcatgagtgtcTTGATCGCGTGgagcgattcacgattcacgattcacgattcacgccTCGCGATGGCTCCAAAGGCGTCGACCATGCCGGGTGTTGTAACATAGCCAAGTTCGACGTCGGTTAGACAGGTGCGTATGGAACATGTCTTTCCGTAAATTGGCTTGTCTTGGCATCGCTTAACGCTCCcctcttcacgctttggACCGCTTGATGTTCGTTTAGCAGCTTGCTCTCCAACTTGGAGCACTGCCACTGTCAgagtgattcacgcttcacgattgctgcgAGATCTTATCATAGCCACCGACCCGACCTCGCTGTAGGCAGTCTTGTATTGGGCTGTCCACCACAGGTGCATGCATGAACACCAAGTTTCCAGTGTCGCACGCGCCTCGTGCCAGTTTGTGCGTCTCACGTTCCACACCGCCGTGACGAGCTGTCTGTATTGGCGTACACCGCCACCGCTgaagcaatcgtgaatcaccaataCTCAACCGCGACCACAATCAGGGCAATTGGCGCCAGCCGTGGAGGCGAGGTCGCCGTAAGCGAGCACCACTGGTTTGCATCGGTGCAGCTTGATCCGTACTAGCGTCATGACAACCATCGCGTATCGCTCGCCAGATTTTGGTATTCgagcagtcgtgagtgtagCGCCAAGCCAACTTGTGTCTTGCGATCCCGACGAAATCAACCACTCGAGCTAGCATacaagcagcttgctcgacaaagCAGACAAGCAGCCAAACAAGATGCATATAAGCACCAGCGTCGGTGGTTCTCGAGATCGATTCATCATCGTCTCTAGATGCTTCGGACTCGCTCAACCGCTTTCCTCTTTTCGTCAAACACCATGCTCAGTCTGAGGCTGGTTCAGCTCACCACACTGGCACTTGTGCTGCTCAGCGGTGCTCAGCAGGCCTCGGCTCGGCCGCCAAAGCTTCGACCTGTTGATTCGGTATGTTTTTGTTATAGCGTCGACATGATGTATGCCGCATCGTGCGTACGTCTCACCTCAGATGCAAACTAGACGCTGACATCCACATTCACCCGCTTGGATTCGTGTCTGCGCCTCGATAACACGCTCAGAAACGCCTTCGAAACGACATCAAGCGTAAAGATCTCCTTGATGGTGCGCGCAAGCTCCAATCGCTCGCATACGCTACGCAAGAACGCAACCGAGTGTTCGCCTCTCCCGGCCACAAGGCCACCGTTTCCTACATCCAGGACGAGCTCCGCAAAGCCGGACGCGGCGATTACTTTGACGTCTACCTGCAGCCGTTCACGGCTACCTACGCTCAACACTCTTCCGAGCTCGAAATCGACAACCAAGCTACTGAATCCGCCACTTTCACCTACTCTCCCAACGGCGAGTTCAACAACGTCCAAGTGGTCAATGTCGCCAATCTGGGCTGTGAGCAGACCGACTTTGGTGCTGATGTACAAGGCAAAATCGCGCTCATCAAGCGCGGTACCTGTCCCTTTTCCACAAAGGTGGCTCGAGCCGGTACGGCCAAAGCGGCAGCGGTGCTGATCTACAACAATGCGCCCGGTGATGTGGCTGGTACGTTGGGCAGCAAGGGTCCCGTAGCCGAGGGCTCATTTGTTCCTGTGGCTGGTGTAACGCAACAAGTGGGAGACGCCCTGGTAGCGCGTTTGGCGGCAGATGACAAGGTGTTTGCCAAGCTGAAATTGGACGGAGTCGTTCAGGACCGCACGACGCACAATGTGATCGCCGAGACCAAAGGTGGTAGTAAAGAGCAAGTCATCATGGTGGGCGCACACTCGGACAGTGTTATCGCAGGCCCCGGTATCAACGATAACGGTTCCGGCTCGATCGCTCTGCTCACCATTGCCAAGCAACTCTCGAAATACAGCGTAAACAATGCTGTTCGATTCGCGTGGTGGTCTGCTGAAGAGTTCGGACTGCTGGGCGCCAAACACTACGTCTCGCAACTCAACCCGCACGAAAAGGATCAGATTCGACTCTATCTCAACTTTGACATGATCGCTTCGCCCAACTACGTACTTAGCGTCCACGACGGCGATGGAAGCACGTTCAACCAGCCTGGACCCGCCGGCTCTGCTCAGGCCGAGGCAATGTTCTTTGACTACTTCAACAATGTAGCCAAGAAACCATTGATCGAGGGTCCGTTTGATGGACGCAGCGATTACGGTCCGTTCTTGGATGCCGGCATTGCGGCTGGTGGTCTCGACACTGGTGCCGAAGGAATCAAGACCGAACAAGAGGCCAACGTGTTTGGTGGAACTGCCGGTATTGCATATGATGCCAACTACCACCAAGCCGGCGACACGGTTGACAACTTGGCCATGGACGCATTCGAGATCAACGCAAAGGCCATCGCTCACGCCGTAGCCACCTACTCGACCAGCCTTGAAAGTCTCGGACCCAAGTCAACCAACACCAAGCGAAACCTAGCCGCGCCCAACCAATTCGGTCAAAACACGCATCGCTGCGGTGGCGACCTGGCGCTCATCTAATCGCGCAAGACCCATGAGACTCAAAAATAGATACATACAGAGCGTCTTGGCGCAATTGAACAGTGTGTACAAAGCGAAGCTTGCGACTGTGTTGAGCAGGTCGACGGCGTGAATGGTGTGTGAACCTGGCGAGCATGCGCGAGCAGGAATCGACATGTTGCGGTCCCGAGATCACACGTGCTTGTGCAAGCTGAGACGAAgcaaagcacgaatcactcTTACGACTGCACGAGAACGAGCAAGCGTTGTGATCACGGTGAAACGCCAGCCGAGACGCAAGCGCACTCACGATACCGTTGGCTTACGACCGCGCATGCAGCCACTGAATAGCGCGAGCTGAGATCGGAACGGGAAACCGACTagaccaagaccaagcgACCGCCATGTTGACAAGTAACGTTACGCTTGGTCGAGCGCTACTGTCGAATGCGAGTGACTCGAACGGTCAACGTGCCAAGGTTGTCATTGTCGTTGCGTCGTGATTTGGATTGACGACGATCCGCGTTTCTCGCCTCACCAATGCGAGATCGTCATGGCTTCAGCTCCGAAGagcagcctcgtcgagctgcgctCGTGGATGTGCTCGACGCTAACCCGAAGGCACGATGACGCTTAGAGCGCGAGACTAGCGAGTTACAcatacattcgtgattatcaTTATGTAAGCCCGGACCGGCGGTGCACGATGATCATGACAGGCCAAGTCGAGAATAGAACAACAACGTCCAACAACTTGCGCTTGCCTGTGCTTGCCTGTGCTTGCCTGGAGGTGCCGCGGGTTCGGTAGACATACACGAAACCACGAAATCGTCAACCGACCCGTCAACCAACCACTGACACTTGAACATTACAACCCAGGACCGATGGGTTGTCTAGACCTCCTCTTGGcacagttgtgagtggtTAAGCTTCAAGTCTAACACACACGAGGCCGTCGTGCTTCGCTCTCTGTATGCTGTGtcccagtcacgagtcacgcGTTGTGCTGTTGTGCTGTTGTTTGGCACACCATCTTGGTCAGCGTGGCATGCGGTTGTCAAGAGTCGTGTCTCACAtgcatcgacgctgtcgctgactcactcacgactgtatgACCATGCTACGGATATGTTGGGTGTCGTCACGGAGTTCTTTCTTCCTGTTCTTCTCTTTCTAGCTTTTCCTTTTTCCTCTTTTCCTCTTTTGCTTTTCCTCTTTTgctttttcttttttgtTTGGTTCTTTTTCTTGCTTTTTCCTACGGAAAATGGTTTCAAGCAACTCCGCGAACAAGTCACTCAGTTGTCGTCCACACTCTGTCTTGGCTATGTGGTCATCCGAGGATCACGGATCGATGGCAATCAGTAACGCACGCGCACCGACGCTGCAGACTGACTGTGAATTGGCTCAGTTCGGCTAGGCGATAGCTCCACCGCGTCTTGCGAATCAAACAGAGTTGCTTGACACGATCCGGCTcgtttcacgattcgctcgaggtgctcgTCGAACGAGCGTGCATCCCTTTCTTTATTCCGAAACTCAGACTGATAGAtagcattcgtgattccgtGTGCCATTTACCATGATCCATCCCAAACTCCGCTTGACTGTGGCTTTCGGGAAAATTCaccagtcgtgaatcacgaatatagCCAAGGTagccgattcgtgattcgtgattgctttTTCGGTGTCGGCTCTAGAAAGTTGTAGCGCGTACGGTGGCGTTGGTAACTAGTCCACGTTTCACCCTCGCTCAACCCTAACACCATCAGGAACAGCACACCGCGCACGGCGAGATTGGTTCCAGAAAGCGCGGATGAGCAAGAACAACACGACGATCCAGTCGTCCAAGTTATCAGGCGTCGCGCTTGCCGGGCGCATATCAAAGTCGCAACAGATCCGCCCGCTCATCCTCGgcggattcgtgattggtcGCGCATCATTCGCTagttattcgtgattaccTTACATGACTGCGTCGTAGCCGCATCACCACGTTTCCTGGCGCCATGCACACTCGCGTAGCGTCGCGTAGCGTCGCGTAGCGAGACCGAATTCCAAGACAGCCTGCGACGCTCCTTGAACCGTAGACAAGCAACAGAAAGCCACGCGCAACTCGCACTAGTGCATGTCTCATCTCACACGTACACGCGCGAGTGCCTCGCGAGGCACAAGCCTCGTAGCTTCTCTCGTTGGTCGTTGTCTACATGAACAACACCACGGATTGATTTGAATACCCGCTAGCGCGAAATTCAACTCGGGATCCGGAGTGGATTCGAGCGCGATGGAACGACGTTTGTCGATAGCATTCGGGCGAGCGGCGTCGAAGCACGCACAAGATGAAAGCGGCTAACAGACTTGTCCCATTCGTCGTCCCCGCGAACTGCTTCGCATTCCACGCAGAGAGGTCTGCATCTATGGCGCACTGGGCTCGAAATCACACCTGTCGAGCAGCCGCAAAGAAGagcgctgcttctcgaaTCAGAACAGTTGTCAGCTTGGTGAAAGCACAGACATGCTTGGTCGGCGAGATTGCCGAAGAGTCAaacaattgtgaatcgaGCAGGGTTGGGGATCCAAATAGATGCTCTGCGTCCAAGCCCGGCAAGGAGGGGGGTCGGATTTCGGTCGACGCCAGACAATGCTAAGCAAAACTGCATGGTGCATCGGCTACAGCGACACAAATCATCTTGTTgcgtgctgagcagcatcattcacgattcacgattcatgtttcacgattcacgattcacgattcatgtTTCACGATCGGCGGCTGATCATCCATCTACTCTCGACCCAAGAAATCATCCGACCGACGTTGTTGGCGAGGAGAATTAAAATAAAACTCAGACGAGCGCAGTGCTCCACGAAGCGACACGCGCACGCGAGCGGAGTTTCAATGTTAGCGTGTGTTCTGACCAACGTGCAATGATGGTGAATTTTTAcaactcatgactgtgaTTGTTTCTGTTCGCTTCACTTACTGTAGTCTCGGCTGCGTAGAAGCCCTTGGTCGGATCATTTCTAACTTACTCTGAGAACGACTGAGAAAGCTCTTGACGCTTACGGCTTCTTCCACGGTGTTTCGACTGTTGCAACCGTCTCGGCTGTGGCTGAGGCTTCGGCTTCACACAGACCGACAAGGGCGCGAttcgctcgtctcgaccaGGCAAACCAGCGGTCCGGCCAATTCTGATTGTTGCCAATTCGTCACTGTGAATCAACCCCAAGCCCTGCCACGCCGTGCCACGCCGTGCCATGAACGATTTGCTCTCATGCTCTTGCTATTGTTCAACCATTGACCGATGCCTGCCTCAGATGTCGATGTTGTGTTTCATGAGGAATACCAGCACAATAACCCACGTTTTGTTGGCATTGATGTGAACATGCTTCTGATCGGGACGCTCGACAATCGCTTTCCGAGGCTTTGGGCAATGGCATGATTTCTCTCTTATATTCGCATGGCTGTCAATTCTTCACAGCTGCTTTTCGTGGCTGCAGTGACTGCTGCAGTCGGTGATGGGATTCATATCGTTTGAACCAACTTCATGCGGGATACAGACAGAGCCAGTCAGTCAACAATCCTGCTAACAACCTGGGAACAAAAGTTGGAAATTGGAACCTGACTCGTAAGGccacgctgctgccacaCGGCGGCCACGGCGACTGTCTGTACATGTGCATGTCATTATCGCTTGCGATTCCATCCGAAGCTGCTTCTCGGCTGACGACAACAAGCAAGCAGGCCAACGTGTgtgccgagctcgccgcGTTGCCTTTCTCGCACAAGCTACCTACCTCCTGAATCTCTGTGCAATACTAGTGTATGGTATTCCGGATACCCCTTTGCGCCATCACTCACCCAGTCTCCCACGCAGTCGCCGCCGGCAACAACacgccaagctgcagccaagTACGGCCCGAGCGGAAGAGCGTCTGCTGTGCGGTTTTTAGCGCCAATCTCGACTCGTCAACTAAGCTCCATCCGCTCGTGGCACTTGCAGTGCCTCGATCTTTTGCTTGTTCCTTTGGCAACTTGCATCGGCTAGGGTTGTCCTATCTCTTCTAACTCTTATGTACCATTAAGGTTGTGCAGCTTCAGATTCTGTAGCTTCGGCAGTTCATGCCCTTGTCTTGCCCTGCTCGGCATCTCGTCGGTAGTTCGGATTTGCATTACTcccacctcgaccaagcaTTCATGTAAGTCTCAATAGTCATCAGTAAGCAGTCATGATGTCAAGCTCCGATTCCAGTGTCAACACCAGTTGCAATTCCACATCTGTGCAGTACCGATCGCACTACTTGACGCACCTcgctctttctctttccTGATAATCTCATCCTAGAAGTAAGACTTCCTGACTCTTGAGCCTGGCAAGAGTTTGCTGCAGAGCGCTACAATCAAGCCTTCCTTATCTGGGGCGCATCGTCATATTATCAGCTAGTTCATCTCTCGTTGCCCCTGCAGGGTCATGCTACACGACTTTGGACCCCAGGGCACTTTTTCATTGAGGCCTGAGATGACCAATATCCTTGTCCGTCTTTGTGTCTAGTGAGAGAGGGCCTGTTGGCCTGTTCGCTCTGTGCCTTGAGTGCATCATGTGGCCAAGAGAACGTGGTGATCTGCCTAGTCCCCCCCCCAAGTACCTGGTCTAACCTCGTTTTCTATTTCAAGGGCTCACGATTCTCATCTTCCGTCGGCTTCCCCTCCCTTGTACCTCATTGATCTGAAACTCATCCTACAGGCACTATGATGCCGATCTCTGCTACCATAGACTCCAAGTCGTTTCCGTTTGACACGACGCCGACGTATGCCTCGCTGGACGCCTACCAGATGGACCAGAGGGCTCTTCCCACAAGCCCTTTCAATGGAGCTGTGAAACGCGATCAGATGTTCGATCAGCTGCTTTTGGATCCTCCTTCTCCTACCACCAGCCGCTTCGATGGTATGTGGCCCACTTCAAATGCTCAAGCAAACGCTTCAAGCTCTTGGACTCCGTCAGCTGGCATGCCCGACGCGTTTGATGGGGTTGGCAACTCGTTGGTCAACGATGCGTCTTCGGACTGGTCCGACTTCTTGATGCCACTGCTCGCTACCGTAGCAACAGACTTCTCGAGTGGCTCAGCAACCAAGTCCGAGCCTTCTACTTGCAGCTCATCAACTGACTTTTCCATGTCTTCGACG
This region of Mycosarcoma maydis chromosome 23, whole genome shotgun sequence genomic DNA includes:
- a CDS encoding uncharacterized protein (related to aminopeptidase Y precursor, vacuolar), producing the protein MLSLRLVQLTTLALVLLSGAQQASARPPKLRPVDSKRLRNDIKRKDLLDGARKLQSLAYATQERNRVFASPGHKATVSYIQDELRKAGRGDYFDVYLQPFTATYAQHSSELEIDNQATESATFTYSPNGEFNNVQVVNVANLGCEQTDFGADVQGKIALIKRGTCPFSTKVARAGTAKAAAVLIYNNAPGDVAGTLGSKGPVAEGSFVPVAGVTQQVGDALVARLAADDKVFAKLKLDGVVQDRTTHNVIAETKGGSKEQVIMVGAHSDSVIAGPGINDNGSGSIALLTIAKQLSKYSVNNAVRFAWWSAEEFGLLGAKHYVSQLNPHEKDQIRLYLNFDMIASPNYVLSVHDGDGSTFNQPGPAGSAQAEAMFFDYFNNVAKKPLIEGPFDGRSDYGPFLDAGIAAGGLDTGAEGIKTEQEANVFGGTAGIAYDANYHQAGDTVDNLAMDAFEINAKAIAHAVATYSTSLESLGPKSTNTKRNLAAPNQFGQNTHRCGGDLALI